A portion of the Streptomyces sp. YPW6 genome contains these proteins:
- the argH gene encoding argininosuccinate lyase produces MSSNNGDVRLWGARFADGPAEALAKLSASVHFDWRLAPYDIAGSRAHARVLNKAGLLTEDELTRMLAGLDQLEADVADGSFTGTIADEDVHTALERGLLERLGPDLGGKLRAGRSRNDQIATLFRMYLRDHARTIGGLIADLQGALVGLAEANADVAMPGRTHLQHAQPVLFAHHVLAHVQSLSRDAERLRQWDERTAVSPYGSGALAGSSLGLDPQAVAADLGFEHGSAANSIDGTASRDFVAEFAFITAMIGVNLSRIAEEVIIWNTKEFSFVTLHDAFSTGSSIMPQKKNPDIAELARGKSGRLIGNLTGLLATLKALPLAYNRDLQEDKEPVFDSCDQLEVLLPAFTGMMATLTVNRERMEELAPAGFSLATDIAEWLVKQGVPFRVAHEVAGACVKECEQHGIELDQLTDEQFAKISEHLTPEVRTVLNVRGALASRDGRGGTAPSAVAVQLAEVKEDLAAQHAWATARR; encoded by the coding sequence GTGAGCAGCAACAACGGTGACGTCCGGCTCTGGGGCGCGCGGTTCGCCGACGGACCGGCCGAGGCGCTGGCCAAGCTGTCCGCCTCCGTCCACTTCGACTGGCGGCTCGCCCCGTACGACATCGCCGGCTCCCGTGCCCACGCCCGCGTCCTGAACAAGGCGGGCCTGCTCACCGAGGACGAGCTGACCCGGATGCTCGCCGGGCTCGACCAGCTCGAAGCCGATGTCGCGGACGGCTCCTTCACCGGAACCATCGCGGACGAGGACGTCCACACCGCCCTGGAGCGCGGACTCCTGGAGCGCCTCGGCCCCGACCTGGGCGGCAAGCTGCGCGCCGGGCGGTCCCGGAACGACCAGATCGCCACGCTCTTCCGGATGTACCTGCGCGACCACGCCCGGACCATCGGCGGCCTGATCGCGGACCTCCAGGGCGCGTTGGTCGGCCTCGCCGAGGCCAACGCCGACGTCGCGATGCCGGGCCGGACCCACCTCCAGCACGCCCAGCCCGTCCTCTTCGCCCACCACGTGCTCGCCCACGTGCAGTCCCTGTCCCGGGACGCCGAACGGCTGCGTCAGTGGGACGAGCGCACCGCCGTCTCCCCGTACGGCTCCGGGGCGCTCGCCGGGTCCTCGCTCGGGCTCGACCCGCAGGCGGTCGCCGCCGACCTGGGCTTCGAGCACGGATCGGCCGCCAACTCCATCGACGGCACCGCCTCGCGGGACTTCGTCGCGGAGTTCGCGTTCATCACCGCGATGATCGGGGTGAACCTCTCCCGGATCGCCGAGGAGGTCATCATCTGGAACACGAAGGAGTTCTCCTTCGTCACCCTCCACGACGCCTTCTCCACCGGCTCCTCGATCATGCCGCAGAAGAAGAACCCGGACATCGCCGAGCTGGCCCGGGGCAAGTCCGGCCGCCTCATCGGCAATCTGACCGGCCTCCTCGCCACGCTGAAGGCGCTCCCGCTCGCGTACAACCGGGACCTCCAGGAGGACAAGGAGCCCGTCTTCGACTCCTGCGACCAGCTGGAAGTCCTGCTCCCCGCCTTCACCGGCATGATGGCCACCCTCACCGTCAACCGCGAGCGCATGGAGGAGCTGGCCCCGGCGGGCTTCTCGCTCGCGACGGACATCGCGGAGTGGCTGGTCAAGCAGGGCGTCCCGTTCCGCGTGGCGCACGAGGTGGCCGGCGCCTGCGTCAAGGAGTGCGAGCAGCACGGCATCGAGCTGGACCAGCTCACCGACGAGCAGTTCGCGAAGATCTCCGAGCACCTCACCCCCGAGGTCCGCACGGTCCTCAACGTGCGCGGCGCCCTCGCCTCCCGCGACGGCCGGGGCGGGACGGCCCCGTCCGCCGTCGCCGTACAGCTCGCCGAGGTGAAGGAGGACCTGGCCGCCCAGCACGCCTGGGCGACCGCGCGCCGGTAG
- a CDS encoding aldo/keto reductase, with protein MPFAALAAATTPTAHIGLGLAAVGRPGYINLHRDRDLPADRGPDALRARTHELLDAAYAQGVRYVDTARSYGRAEEFLAEWLDARPSFTDLVVGSKWGYTYTADWSVEAEAHEVKDHSLATFERQYAETRDLLGGRLSLYQVHSVTPDSPVLTDKELLGRLAALAADGVTVGLSTSGPAQADAIRAALAVTVDGEPLFRTVQATYNALETSAAPALAEAHDAGLTVIVKEGMANGRLAGDEAPAVFQEIAAGAGVGGDAVALALVLHQPWAGVVLSGAATAAQLSGNLHAAVVDLDDEQRASLDALVEEPEAYWRHRAALPWH; from the coding sequence ATGCCCTTCGCCGCCCTGGCCGCCGCGACGACCCCGACCGCCCACATCGGACTCGGCCTGGCCGCCGTGGGGAGGCCCGGCTACATCAATCTCCACCGGGACCGCGACCTGCCCGCCGACCGCGGCCCCGACGCCCTGCGTGCCCGCACCCACGAACTCCTGGACGCGGCCTACGCGCAGGGCGTCCGGTACGTCGACACCGCCCGCTCCTACGGCCGCGCCGAGGAGTTCCTCGCCGAGTGGCTGGACGCCCGGCCCTCGTTCACCGACCTCGTCGTCGGCAGCAAATGGGGCTACACCTACACCGCGGACTGGAGCGTCGAGGCCGAGGCCCACGAGGTCAAGGACCACAGCCTCGCCACCTTCGAGCGCCAGTACGCCGAGACCCGCGACCTCCTCGGCGGCCGGCTCAGCCTCTACCAGGTCCACTCCGTCACCCCGGACAGCCCGGTGCTCACCGACAAGGAGCTGCTCGGCCGGCTCGCCGCCCTGGCCGCCGACGGCGTCACCGTCGGTCTCTCCACCAGCGGGCCCGCCCAGGCCGACGCGATCCGGGCCGCCCTCGCCGTCACGGTCGACGGCGAACCCCTCTTCCGTACGGTCCAGGCCACCTACAACGCCCTGGAGACCTCGGCCGCGCCCGCGCTCGCCGAGGCCCACGACGCCGGGCTCACCGTGATCGTCAAGGAGGGCATGGCCAACGGGCGGCTCGCCGGGGACGAGGCCCCCGCCGTCTTCCAGGAGATCGCCGCCGGGGCGGGGGTGGGCGGCGACGCGGTGGCCCTCGCGCTCGTGCTGCACCAGCCCTGGGCGGGCGTCGTGCTCTCCGGGGCCGCCACCGCCGCCCAGCTCTCCGGCAACCTGCACGCCGCGGTCGTCGACCTGGACGACGAGCAGCGGGCGAGCCTCGACGCCCTGGTCGAGGAGCCGGAGGCGTACTGGCGGCACCGCGCCGCGCTCCCCTGGCACTGA
- a CDS encoding TetR/AcrR family transcriptional regulator — translation MTLDREQVLRSAAALLTRKSTATMDEVARAAGIGRATLHRHFAGRDALVKALENLGIQEFEAALDAARLDEGTSEEGLRRLIAAVEPSAGLLSFLVNENQLFEGDEVNEGWDRADARVSAFFRRGQERGEFRIDLTPAWLTEALYGLVGTGAWSIQAGRVAAQDFQYMIVELLLGGARRSVEQ, via the coding sequence ATGACTCTCGACCGTGAGCAGGTGCTGCGCAGCGCCGCCGCCCTGCTGACCCGCAAATCGACCGCCACCATGGACGAGGTCGCCAGGGCGGCGGGCATCGGCCGGGCCACCCTCCACCGCCACTTCGCCGGGCGTGACGCCCTCGTGAAGGCGCTGGAGAACCTCGGCATCCAGGAGTTCGAGGCAGCCCTGGACGCCGCCCGGCTCGACGAAGGCACGTCGGAGGAGGGGCTTCGCCGCCTCATCGCGGCCGTCGAGCCCAGCGCCGGGCTGCTGTCCTTCCTCGTCAACGAGAACCAGCTCTTCGAGGGCGACGAGGTCAACGAGGGCTGGGACCGCGCCGACGCCCGGGTCTCCGCCTTCTTCCGCCGGGGCCAGGAGCGGGGCGAGTTCCGTATCGACCTCACCCCCGCCTGGCTGACGGAGGCCCTCTACGGGCTCGTCGGCACCGGAGCCTGGTCCATCCAGGCGGGCCGGGTCGCCGCACAGGATTTCCAGTACATGATCGTCGAGCTGCTGCTCGGCGGAGCACGCCGGAGCGTGGAGCAATGA